One Luteibacter aegosomaticola genomic window carries:
- the fabG gene encoding 3-oxoacyl-ACP reductase FabG has protein sequence MTHSLKGEIALVTGASRGIGAAIADLLAEHGATVYGTATSENGAKAIGERLAAHGGHGRVLDVTNPEAIDALVDEIAKASGAISVLVNNAGITRDQLLMRMKEEDWSAIMDTNLTSVFRTSKAVMRGMMKARKGRIISIASVVGVTGNPGQANYAAAKAGIIAFSKSLAREIGSRGITVNVVAPGFIDTDMTRALPEEQREALLSGIALGHLGEGRDIAEAVAFLASPAAKYITGETLHVNGGMYMP, from the coding sequence ATGACCCATTCCCTGAAGGGCGAGATCGCCCTGGTCACCGGCGCCAGCCGCGGTATTGGCGCCGCCATCGCCGATCTGCTGGCCGAGCACGGCGCGACCGTGTACGGCACTGCCACCAGCGAAAACGGAGCTAAGGCCATCGGTGAGCGGCTCGCCGCGCACGGCGGCCATGGCCGCGTGCTTGACGTGACCAACCCGGAAGCCATTGATGCCCTGGTGGACGAGATCGCCAAGGCCTCCGGTGCCATCAGCGTCCTGGTGAATAACGCAGGTATTACCCGCGACCAGCTCCTCATGCGCATGAAGGAAGAGGACTGGAGCGCCATCATGGATACCAACCTGACGTCGGTATTCCGTACCTCCAAGGCCGTGATGCGCGGCATGATGAAGGCGCGCAAGGGCCGCATCATCAGCATCGCCTCGGTCGTCGGTGTCACCGGTAATCCCGGCCAGGCCAACTACGCGGCCGCCAAGGCCGGCATCATCGCTTTCTCGAAGTCGCTGGCCCGTGAGATCGGTTCGCGTGGCATCACCGTGAACGTGGTGGCGCCGGGCTTCATCGATACCGATATGACCCGCGCCCTGCCGGAAGAGCAGCGTGAGGCCCTGTTGTCGGGCATCGCCCTGGGCCATCTTGGCGAGGGCCGTGATATCGCCGAGGCGGTGGCTTTCCTGGCCTCGCCGGCAGCGAAGTACATCACCGGTGAGACCCTGCACGTCAACGGCGGCATGTACATGCCCTGA
- a CDS encoding aminodeoxychorismate synthase component I, with the protein MAFSTRTLAGRRDLLAPAALFPERYPALLASAVSGTAQSRFDILFADGGMTLALHADGVLRDAAGQAVEGTFLDAFDRAWAAKHRPRVDDGLPFHGGWVVYLAYELAAQVEPSLRLPGSRGAAPVACALRAPAAAIVDHVEGRTILVAEEGAEAWLDTLEADLAAPTPAYDLAAPERVDEDEPARFLAGVTRIHEHLHAGDTFQVNLSRRWCAHFAEPPAPAALMHALRRANPAPFAGLLQQPGWAVVSSSPERLVESRDGVLQTRPIAGTRPRTPGDDDAARIRELTTHPKERAEHVMLIDLERNDLGRVCVPGSVRVDELMVVESYAHVHHIVSNVRGRAREGITPGQVIAATFPGGTITGCPKVRCMQIIGDIEQEPRGAYTGALGYIDDSGDMDLNILIRTLMAEGCDVSLRAGAGIVTDSVPEKELDETRAKARGLLRIFGAA; encoded by the coding sequence GTGGCGTTTTCCACGCGAACCCTGGCCGGCCGGCGCGATCTTCTCGCGCCGGCCGCGCTGTTTCCGGAGCGCTATCCGGCGCTGCTTGCCTCCGCGGTCAGCGGTACCGCGCAATCCCGCTTCGATATCCTTTTTGCCGATGGCGGCATGACGCTGGCGCTGCATGCCGATGGCGTGCTGCGCGATGCGGCCGGGCAGGCGGTGGAGGGTACCTTCCTCGACGCGTTTGATCGGGCATGGGCTGCGAAGCATCGTCCAAGGGTCGACGACGGCTTGCCGTTCCATGGCGGTTGGGTGGTCTATCTCGCTTACGAACTGGCGGCGCAGGTTGAGCCTTCGCTGCGTTTGCCGGGCTCGCGTGGTGCCGCGCCGGTGGCGTGCGCGCTGCGTGCTCCCGCAGCGGCCATCGTGGATCACGTCGAAGGGCGGACGATCCTCGTGGCGGAAGAGGGGGCTGAGGCCTGGCTCGACACGCTCGAGGCGGATCTGGCCGCGCCGACGCCTGCCTACGACCTGGCCGCACCCGAGCGGGTGGACGAGGATGAGCCTGCGCGATTCCTCGCTGGCGTAACCCGCATCCACGAGCACCTGCACGCGGGCGATACCTTCCAGGTCAATCTGTCGCGGCGCTGGTGCGCGCATTTTGCCGAGCCGCCTGCACCCGCTGCACTCATGCATGCGCTGCGGCGTGCGAACCCGGCGCCTTTCGCCGGTTTGCTACAGCAGCCAGGCTGGGCCGTCGTCAGCTCATCGCCGGAGCGGCTGGTCGAGTCGCGTGATGGCGTACTGCAAACGCGCCCCATCGCCGGCACGCGTCCCCGTACGCCTGGCGACGACGATGCCGCACGCATTCGCGAGCTCACCACGCACCCGAAAGAGCGTGCTGAACACGTCATGCTGATCGATCTCGAGCGCAATGACCTTGGGCGCGTTTGCGTGCCGGGTAGCGTGCGCGTCGATGAACTCATGGTGGTGGAAAGCTACGCCCATGTGCACCACATCGTGTCGAACGTTCGGGGCCGTGCCCGCGAAGGCATCACGCCCGGTCAGGTCATTGCCGCGACGTTCCCTGGTGGCACCATCACCGGCTGTCCCAAGGTTCGTTGCATGCAGATCATCGGCGATATCGAGCAGGAGCCGCGCGGCGCGTACACCGGCGCGCTCGGCTACATCGACGATAGCGGTGACATGGATCTCAATATTCTCATCCGCACGCTCATGGCAGAGGGATGTGACGTATCGCTACGCGCGGGCGCGGGCATCGTCACGGATTCGGTGCCTGAGAAGGAGCTGGATGAAACCCGGGCCAAAGCACGGGGCCTTCTGCGGATTTTTGGCGCGGCATGA
- the fabF gene encoding beta-ketoacyl-ACP synthase II, which produces MTKRRVVVTGMGIISPVGNDLATAWKNVVEGKSGIGPVKPIEGNDWSKYATQIAGEVPDFDPVEAYFTGAEAPDDEKRSIAKDFKRMDPFIHYGIVAGTHAFRQSGLVITDENAGRVGVAAGAGIGGLHTIEATALELAEKGPRKVSPFFVPSSIINMVAGNLSIYHGLKGPNIALVSACTTAAHNIGMAMRLIQYGDADAMLAGGAEFATTPTAMAGFCSAKAMSTRNDDPTHASRPWDTGRDGFLLSNGAGMLMLEEYEFAKARGATILGEIIGFGMSGDAYHITSPSGDGAELAMRNALHDAGLKPEDVQYVNAHGTSTPVGDLGEAKAIRNVFGEHATKKGQFAVSSTKSVTGHLLGAAGGVEAIFSILALRDGIMPPTMNLNEVDPEVAALGMDLVPNKAEKADLTVAMSNSFGFGGTNGTLIFRRV; this is translated from the coding sequence ATGACTAAGCGACGCGTGGTAGTGACCGGCATGGGTATCATCTCGCCGGTCGGTAATGATCTCGCCACCGCCTGGAAGAACGTCGTCGAAGGCAAGTCGGGCATCGGCCCGGTCAAGCCCATCGAAGGCAACGACTGGTCCAAGTACGCCACGCAGATTGCTGGCGAAGTCCCGGATTTCGATCCCGTGGAAGCTTACTTTACCGGCGCGGAAGCACCGGACGACGAGAAGCGCTCCATCGCCAAAGACTTCAAGCGGATGGATCCCTTCATCCACTACGGCATCGTCGCGGGCACGCATGCGTTCCGCCAGTCCGGCCTCGTCATCACCGACGAGAACGCCGGCCGTGTCGGCGTTGCCGCCGGCGCGGGCATCGGTGGCCTCCACACCATCGAGGCTACGGCCCTCGAACTCGCCGAGAAGGGCCCCCGCAAGGTCTCGCCGTTCTTCGTGCCGAGCTCCATCATCAACATGGTGGCGGGCAATCTTTCGATTTATCACGGCCTGAAGGGCCCGAACATCGCCCTGGTGTCGGCTTGCACCACGGCCGCGCACAATATCGGCATGGCCATGCGCCTTATCCAGTACGGCGATGCCGACGCGATGCTGGCGGGCGGTGCCGAATTCGCCACCACGCCGACGGCCATGGCAGGCTTCTGCTCGGCCAAGGCCATGTCCACCCGCAACGATGATCCGACGCACGCCAGCCGTCCGTGGGACACCGGCCGCGATGGCTTCCTGCTGTCGAACGGCGCGGGCATGCTCATGCTCGAGGAATACGAGTTCGCCAAGGCGCGTGGTGCCACGATCCTGGGTGAAATCATCGGCTTCGGTATGAGCGGCGACGCTTACCACATCACCTCGCCGAGCGGCGATGGCGCCGAGCTCGCCATGCGCAACGCGCTGCACGACGCAGGCCTCAAGCCCGAGGATGTGCAGTACGTGAATGCGCACGGTACCTCCACGCCGGTGGGCGACCTGGGCGAAGCCAAGGCCATCCGCAACGTGTTCGGCGAACACGCCACGAAGAAGGGCCAGTTCGCGGTCAGCTCCACCAAGTCGGTTACCGGTCACCTGCTGGGTGCCGCGGGCGGCGTGGAAGCGATCTTCTCGATCCTGGCGCTGCGCGACGGCATCATGCCGCCGACCATGAACCTCAACGAGGTGGATCCGGAAGTGGCGGCGCTCGGCATGGACCTCGTGCCGAACAAGGCGGAAAAGGCCGACCTCACGGTAGCCATGTCCAACTCGTTCGGTTTCGGTGGCACCAACGGTACGCTCATCTTCCGTCGCGTCTGA
- the rpmF gene encoding 50S ribosomal protein L32, with product MAVAKSRKTPSTRGMRRSHDALKGVQLSTDPTSGEVHLRHHVTKDGFYRGKKVIDTRGAVEVED from the coding sequence ATGGCCGTTGCCAAGAGCCGCAAGACCCCGTCCACCCGCGGCATGCGCCGTTCGCACGACGCCCTCAAGGGTGTGCAGCTGTCGACCGACCCGACCAGCGGTGAAGTCCACCTGCGCCACCACGTCACGAAGGACGGCTTCTACCGTGGCAAGAAGGTCATCGACACCCGCGGTGCGGTTGAAGTCGAAGACTGA
- the acpP gene encoding acyl carrier protein codes for MSTIEERVKKIVVEQLGVKEDEVTANASFVDDLGADSLDTVELVMALEEEFECEIPDEEAEKITTVQQAVDYVKAHVKA; via the coding sequence ATGAGCACCATCGAAGAACGCGTCAAGAAGATCGTCGTCGAACAGCTGGGCGTCAAGGAAGATGAAGTCACTGCGAACGCCTCGTTCGTGGACGATCTGGGCGCCGATTCGCTGGATACCGTCGAACTCGTCATGGCTCTTGAAGAAGAGTTCGAGTGCGAGATCCCGGACGAAGAAGCCGAGAAGATCACGACGGTTCAGCAGGCTGTCGACTACGTCAAGGCCCACGTCAAGGCTTGA
- the fabD gene encoding ACP S-malonyltransferase, producing the protein MTSTSASLAIVFPGQGSQSIGMLAELAAVHPEVRAAFDEASAGAGVDLWDISQNGPEEKLNSTENTQPALLAASVAVWRVYLKQGGALPAYLSGHSLGEYSALVAAGALSLKDAAGLVAERGRLMQAAVPAGVGAMAAILGGDDAQIAQVCEEVAQGQIVAPANFNSPGQLVIAGHAEAVDRALARLAELGVKKAVKLAVSVPSHSMLMRDAADKLGEKMAAIDWQVPSIPVVQNADAKVHASLDDIRGALQRQLYLPVRWTECVQVLAANGITQALECGPGKVLAGLIKRIDKSIEAKAIGTPAELDAAVQA; encoded by the coding sequence ATGACCTCGACCAGTGCCTCGCTCGCCATCGTTTTCCCCGGCCAGGGGTCCCAGTCCATCGGCATGCTTGCCGAACTGGCCGCTGTCCATCCCGAGGTCCGTGCGGCATTTGATGAGGCCTCCGCGGGCGCCGGCGTCGATCTGTGGGATATCAGCCAGAACGGCCCCGAAGAAAAGCTCAACAGCACCGAGAACACGCAGCCGGCCCTGCTGGCCGCCAGCGTGGCCGTGTGGCGCGTTTACCTGAAGCAGGGCGGTGCGCTGCCTGCCTACCTTTCCGGCCATAGCCTCGGCGAATACAGCGCGCTGGTCGCTGCTGGCGCCCTGTCGCTGAAGGATGCCGCTGGCCTCGTCGCCGAGCGTGGCCGCCTCATGCAGGCCGCCGTCCCGGCGGGTGTGGGTGCGATGGCCGCCATCCTCGGTGGCGACGATGCCCAGATCGCCCAGGTGTGCGAGGAAGTCGCCCAGGGTCAGATCGTGGCCCCGGCCAACTTCAATTCCCCTGGCCAGCTGGTGATCGCCGGCCACGCCGAAGCGGTGGATCGTGCGCTGGCGCGCCTCGCCGAGCTGGGTGTGAAGAAGGCTGTGAAGCTGGCCGTTTCCGTGCCCTCGCACTCCATGCTGATGCGCGATGCCGCCGACAAGCTTGGCGAGAAGATGGCTGCCATCGACTGGCAGGTGCCCTCCATTCCCGTGGTCCAGAATGCCGACGCGAAGGTACATGCCTCGCTCGACGATATCCGTGGCGCCCTGCAGCGCCAGCTGTACCTGCCGGTGCGCTGGACCGAGTGCGTCCAGGTCCTGGCGGCCAACGGCATCACCCAGGCCCTCGAATGTGGCCCGGGCAAGGTCCTGGCTGGCCTCATCAAGCGCATCGACAAGTCGATCGAAGCCAAGGCCATCGGCACGCCGGCCGAACTCGACGCGGCCGTGCAGGCCTGA
- a CDS encoding glycosyltransferase family 39 protein produces the protein MRRWRGVFLVLFVFVLACKVAIAATLSPFGDEAFYWQESLRPAWGYSDLPPLTAWLIGASEAVFGHGLLSMRLPFLVLGALVPWQVASLARRAGGAVAGWQAATFALMLPLVGSLGVLALPDVPLTCAILLATQGLVAALEVNRRRDWLVLGLGLALAWATHYRAAMAMLAGLVFLAVMPRGRKAWRQRGLWLAMAVASLGLLPIIIYNLAARGAGLAFQVVERNPWQFHADALVQPLEQAVACTPLLYVLLLWVLWKAWARRRVPPLDVFAALAGTFVVAYFILGLFADDLRFRAHWPLPAYVLLCAAVPQVLAGASGRWRRFAFVALGTAGLGLAAGLIYLALAASPRGASVLAEAKAFPSHFVGWRDAADGLPPRAEGTLLVADNFMLAAELRFAFGAASTVYTLDSPLNVKHGRAPQVRAWGLDEAALHAHAGASVLLAVDETALRDRDARDWLGSVCARVDIIRPLGRVDVFDGRRRFAFYEARAKASMGRVGPADGCVVWMNAWRASGQGDARSAQ, from the coding sequence ATGCGGCGCTGGCGAGGCGTATTCCTCGTTCTGTTCGTTTTCGTTCTTGCGTGCAAGGTGGCCATAGCGGCCACGTTATCGCCCTTTGGCGACGAGGCCTTCTACTGGCAGGAGAGCTTGCGGCCCGCGTGGGGCTATAGCGACCTGCCTCCGCTCACGGCGTGGCTCATCGGGGCCTCCGAGGCCGTTTTCGGGCATGGCCTGCTGTCGATGCGCCTTCCGTTTCTCGTGTTGGGTGCGCTGGTGCCCTGGCAGGTCGCCTCGCTGGCCCGGCGCGCGGGCGGCGCCGTGGCCGGGTGGCAGGCCGCTACCTTCGCCCTGATGCTGCCGCTCGTCGGTAGCCTGGGGGTGCTGGCGCTACCCGATGTACCGCTGACGTGCGCCATCCTGCTGGCCACGCAAGGCCTCGTCGCTGCGCTTGAGGTAAATCGTAGGCGTGATTGGCTCGTGCTTGGACTTGGGCTGGCGCTCGCATGGGCAACCCATTACCGCGCAGCCATGGCGATGCTTGCGGGTCTCGTGTTCCTTGCCGTCATGCCGCGTGGCCGCAAGGCGTGGCGCCAGCGTGGCCTGTGGCTGGCCATGGCCGTGGCCTCGCTGGGGCTGCTGCCGATCATCATCTACAACCTCGCTGCACGCGGCGCGGGCCTCGCGTTCCAGGTGGTGGAGCGCAATCCGTGGCAATTCCACGCCGATGCGCTCGTGCAGCCGTTGGAGCAAGCGGTCGCCTGCACGCCGCTTCTTTATGTCCTGCTTCTGTGGGTGCTGTGGAAGGCGTGGGCGCGACGTCGTGTGCCGCCGCTCGATGTGTTCGCCGCCCTGGCGGGCACCTTTGTCGTGGCCTATTTCATCCTCGGCCTGTTCGCGGATGATCTCCGCTTCCGTGCGCACTGGCCGCTCCCGGCGTATGTGTTGCTCTGCGCAGCCGTGCCGCAGGTGCTCGCCGGTGCGTCGGGGCGCTGGCGGCGTTTCGCGTTCGTGGCCTTGGGGACAGCGGGCCTGGGTCTGGCAGCCGGCCTCATCTATCTTGCGCTGGCGGCCTCGCCGCGTGGTGCGTCAGTGCTTGCGGAGGCCAAGGCGTTTCCCTCGCATTTCGTCGGCTGGCGCGATGCGGCAGATGGCTTGCCGCCGCGAGCCGAGGGCACGTTGCTCGTTGCCGACAACTTCATGTTGGCTGCCGAACTGCGCTTCGCGTTCGGCGCGGCGTCCACGGTTTATACGCTCGACAGCCCGCTTAACGTGAAGCATGGGCGTGCGCCACAGGTGCGGGCTTGGGGTCTGGATGAAGCGGCGCTGCATGCGCACGCTGGGGCGTCCGTGCTCCTTGCCGTCGATGAAACGGCGCTGCGTGATCGTGATGCGCGTGACTGGCTAGGTTCGGTGTGCGCCCGCGTGGATATCATCCGCCCGTTGGGGCGGGTGGATGTGTTCGATGGGCGGCGTCGTTTCGCGTTTTACGAAGCGAGGGCGAAGGCCAGCATGGGCCGCGTTGGCCCGGCCGACGGGTGCGTGGTCTGGATGAATGCCTGGCGGGCGTCAGGGCAGGGTGATGCCCGCAGTGCGCAGTAA
- a CDS encoding YceD family protein, with protein MSVTLPSSVDAWREVRARRSFQGQLPLSAFKRLADVVASPEGDVTYELDFGRDDLGVAYVAVRAKASPTLVCQRSLEPFKLPVEVDAVLGLIVEEREEASLPPGYEPLLLEQDGKLDPLAAIEDELLLALPLVPVNPDAELPEDVNAPEEEEPSPQDSSDNPFAALRGLIK; from the coding sequence ATGTCCGTGACTCTGCCATCGTCCGTGGACGCTTGGCGCGAAGTACGTGCGCGGCGTTCGTTCCAGGGCCAGCTCCCACTGTCGGCGTTCAAGCGCCTGGCTGATGTGGTGGCTTCGCCCGAAGGCGACGTAACCTACGAACTGGACTTTGGTCGTGATGACCTCGGTGTCGCCTATGTGGCCGTTCGCGCAAAGGCTTCGCCCACGCTGGTCTGCCAGCGTTCCCTGGAGCCGTTCAAGCTCCCGGTGGAGGTTGATGCCGTGCTCGGCCTGATCGTCGAAGAGCGTGAGGAAGCCTCGCTTCCGCCCGGCTACGAACCGCTCCTGCTGGAGCAGGACGGCAAGCTGGATCCGCTGGCCGCGATCGAGGACGAACTGTTGTTGGCGTTGCCCCTTGTTCCGGTGAACCCGGACGCGGAGCTGCCTGAAGACGTAAATGCGCCTGAGGAAGAAGAACCTTCTCCGCAGGACTCATCCGATAACCCGTTCGCGGCTCTCCGCGGACTTATTAAGTAA
- the tmk gene encoding dTMP kinase: MTQGQRGRLITLEGGEGAGKSTLLRGLEAHLRERGVDLVVTREPGGTVVGEAVRGVVLDAANNELCAEAELLLMFASRAQLVRQVIEPALAAGRWVLCDRFTDASYAYQGGGRGQPVERIAELERWAALGLRPDVTLLLDLPVSEGRARAAGRGEADRIEVEGDAFFERIRGAYRERAAADPSRFRVLDASAAPDGVLAQAVAGVSGLFSPEAP, encoded by the coding sequence GTGACCCAGGGACAGCGCGGACGGCTTATCACCCTTGAAGGCGGCGAAGGTGCCGGCAAGAGCACGCTGCTGCGTGGGCTCGAGGCCCACCTGCGCGAGCGTGGCGTCGACCTCGTCGTGACCCGTGAACCGGGTGGCACCGTCGTGGGCGAGGCTGTGCGCGGCGTGGTGCTCGACGCCGCAAACAACGAGCTGTGTGCCGAAGCCGAGCTGCTGCTCATGTTCGCCTCGCGCGCGCAGTTGGTACGCCAGGTGATCGAGCCAGCGCTGGCCGCTGGTCGCTGGGTGCTCTGCGATCGTTTCACCGATGCCAGCTATGCCTACCAGGGTGGCGGGCGTGGCCAGCCGGTCGAACGCATCGCCGAGCTGGAGCGCTGGGCCGCGCTGGGCTTGCGGCCCGACGTGACCCTGCTGCTCGACCTGCCGGTGAGCGAAGGGCGCGCGCGGGCCGCTGGCCGCGGCGAGGCTGATCGTATCGAAGTCGAAGGCGATGCCTTCTTTGAGCGTATCCGCGGTGCGTACCGTGAACGCGCGGCAGCCGACCCGTCGCGCTTTCGCGTGCTCGATGCGAGCGCCGCGCCGGACGGGGTGCTTGCGCAGGCAGTCGCCGGCGTCAGTGGCTTGTTCAGCCCGGAGGCGCCGTGA
- the pabC gene encoding aminodeoxychorismate lyase, with amino-acid sequence MSTRFSVNFSDTSAVSAADRGFTYGDGLFETLRVVEGRAPLWPRHAARLAHGCERLRLPPPDLAAIHTEIARLCHGLPDAVVRLTLSRGVGERGYALPLEPRPTLVVAASPLALDSGAAHDGIAVRLCDIRLACQPILAGLKHLNRLEQVLARAEWTDPAIGEGLLCDPEGEVVCATAANLFAVLDGELVTPPVDQCGVAGVARAEILALRAVTVARLSLPRLLEASEVFLTSAVRGILPVRALGARTWQPGPVARALQAHWASLGLPSPNRAKDPDR; translated from the coding sequence ATGAGCACGCGCTTCTCGGTGAATTTCAGCGATACCAGCGCCGTCTCGGCCGCGGATCGCGGATTCACCTACGGCGATGGCCTGTTTGAAACGTTGCGTGTGGTGGAAGGCCGGGCGCCGCTCTGGCCGCGTCACGCGGCACGCCTGGCGCATGGTTGTGAGCGGCTGCGTCTTCCGCCTCCCGACCTGGCTGCCATCCACACGGAAATCGCGCGCCTGTGCCATGGGCTCCCCGACGCAGTGGTGCGTCTTACGCTGAGCCGTGGGGTGGGCGAACGCGGCTATGCGTTGCCCCTCGAGCCGCGGCCGACCCTGGTGGTGGCTGCGTCGCCGCTCGCACTGGATTCGGGGGCGGCCCACGATGGCATCGCCGTCCGGCTGTGCGATATACGCCTCGCCTGCCAGCCGATCCTTGCCGGCCTCAAGCATCTCAATCGGCTCGAGCAGGTGCTGGCGCGGGCGGAATGGACCGACCCGGCGATCGGCGAAGGCCTGCTATGCGATCCGGAGGGTGAGGTGGTGTGCGCCACCGCCGCCAACCTGTTCGCCGTGCTCGATGGCGAGCTGGTGACGCCACCGGTCGATCAATGTGGCGTAGCGGGCGTGGCGCGGGCCGAAATCCTTGCCCTGCGGGCGGTAACGGTCGCTCGCCTGAGCCTGCCCCGGTTGCTGGAAGCGTCAGAGGTCTTCCTCACATCCGCCGTTCGCGGCATCCTCCCGGTTCGGGCGCTCGGCGCTCGAACGTGGCAGCCCGGCCCTGTGGCCCGTGCCCTCCAGGCCCATTGGGCATCGCTGGGGCTGCCATCACCGAACCGTGCCAAGGATCCTGATCGATGA
- a CDS encoding Maf family protein — protein sequence MPQPDVILASTSAYRAALLRRLLDTFTQASPGTDEDPLEGEAPSARALRLAEAKARAVAVAHPGAVIIGSDQVADLDGTVLDKPGTVHAAHRQLEASSGHDVVFHTAVCVIDAHGDAHTHLDETRVTFRHLTHDDIVRYVERERPLDCAGSFKCEGLGITLFERIANEDPTALIGLPLIATSRLLRTAGITLP from the coding sequence GTGCCCCAGCCTGACGTCATCCTCGCCTCCACCTCGGCCTACCGCGCCGCCCTCCTCCGCCGACTCCTTGATACCTTCACCCAGGCATCGCCTGGCACCGACGAGGACCCGCTCGAGGGCGAGGCGCCTTCGGCCCGCGCCCTGCGCCTGGCGGAAGCCAAAGCGCGGGCGGTCGCCGTAGCGCACCCCGGCGCCGTCATCATCGGTTCGGACCAGGTCGCCGACCTTGACGGCACGGTGCTGGACAAACCGGGGACGGTACACGCCGCTCACCGGCAGCTCGAGGCGAGTTCGGGCCACGACGTGGTGTTCCACACCGCCGTCTGCGTCATCGATGCGCACGGGGATGCCCATACGCACCTCGATGAAACGCGCGTCACGTTCCGCCACCTGACGCACGACGACATCGTTCGTTACGTCGAACGCGAACGTCCGCTGGATTGCGCAGGCAGTTTCAAGTGCGAAGGGCTCGGCATCACCTTGTTCGAGCGGATCGCCAACGAGGATCCCACCGCGCTCATAGGCCTGCCACTCATCGCTACCTCGCGATTACTGCGCACTGCGGGCATCACCCTGCCCTGA
- the mltG gene encoding endolytic transglycosylase MltG → MKVRGAALWRAVLLVLLLAAVAVGAWLWMDWSRFARTPLTVPTAGQSIDVARGSSFATIVSELRTRGATRAPALYWRALAMEMHASGRLHAGEFALRQNMTPRELIADMAAGKVMQRNFTIVDGWTFADLRRALGAVDTLTHDTAGVDDAEIMKRLGAPGALPEGRFLPETYAYVKGDADSSILKRAYVAMTKTLDAEWPGRAEGLPLTSPYEALILASIVEKETGRADERPRIAGVFVRRLEQHILLQTDPTVIYGMGAAYAGNIHKSDLTTDTPYNTYTRAGLPPTPIALPGVAAIRAALHPADGNELYFVARGDGSHVFSATLEEHNKAVACYQLKRCK, encoded by the coding sequence ATGAAAGTGCGTGGCGCCGCCCTGTGGCGCGCGGTTTTGCTGGTGTTGCTGCTTGCGGCGGTCGCCGTCGGCGCGTGGCTGTGGATGGACTGGTCGCGCTTTGCGCGGACCCCGCTGACGGTCCCCACCGCCGGCCAGAGTATCGATGTGGCCCGCGGCTCATCCTTCGCCACGATCGTGAGCGAACTGCGGACGCGTGGCGCGACGCGGGCGCCTGCGCTCTACTGGCGTGCGCTCGCCATGGAAATGCACGCCTCCGGTCGCCTGCACGCAGGTGAGTTCGCCTTGCGCCAGAACATGACCCCACGCGAGCTCATTGCCGACATGGCAGCCGGCAAGGTGATGCAGCGCAATTTCACCATCGTCGATGGCTGGACCTTTGCGGACCTGCGCCGCGCACTTGGTGCCGTGGATACGTTGACCCACGATACCGCCGGCGTGGACGACGCCGAGATCATGAAGCGCCTGGGTGCCCCCGGTGCACTGCCCGAAGGGCGGTTCCTGCCGGAGACCTATGCCTACGTAAAGGGTGATGCCGATAGCAGCATCCTGAAGCGTGCCTACGTGGCGATGACGAAGACGCTGGATGCCGAATGGCCCGGGCGGGCGGAGGGCTTGCCCCTCACAAGCCCGTATGAAGCGCTCATCCTCGCGTCGATCGTGGAGAAGGAGACGGGCAGGGCAGATGAGCGGCCGCGCATTGCAGGCGTATTCGTCCGCCGCCTCGAACAGCACATCCTGCTGCAGACCGATCCCACCGTGATCTACGGTATGGGCGCGGCGTATGCCGGCAATATCCACAAAAGCGACCTCACCACCGACACCCCGTACAATACGTACACGCGTGCGGGCCTGCCGCCCACGCCCATCGCCCTCCCGGGTGTGGCGGCGATCCGGGCAGCACTGCACCCGGCCGATGGCAATGAGCTGTACTTCGTCGCACGTGGCGACGGCAGTCACGTGTTTTCGGCCACCCTCGAAGAACATAACAAGGCCGTGGCCTGCTACCAGTTGAAGCGATGCAAGTGA